One stretch of Armatimonadota bacterium DNA includes these proteins:
- a CDS encoding DUF3662 domain-containing protein: protein MDIFEKLNKTFAGWYENLFGDAASDLRPKDILRRIIGAMEDNRKEGLDNKVYVPNKYVLEIAFDSDEEREYLLAFLDKEELETALRKYMSQNKYYLRGQLDFTVEEIVREEGADKLRVKCRWDTSRPVVEAEPVPIRWEEQPRHVVPLADDEEFTVAATDMYEPGTVAPPVLEINHVDGSSEQVALARPNFTIGRSKRAGNDLVIEKDGMVSKRHARITLGAEGFTIEDTDSTNGVWVNGEQVAGGLLRDGDLIKLGATELVFRESARSAIKRRVSSAVANTRPRLMTPAGDEYLLASEMVIGCGLTSDIRLSDPSLSAAHAKVFSGDGKEYYIEDLGSRTGTLVNEVEVMGGSAVRLNPGDQVKLGEAVLRFERD from the coding sequence ATGGATATCTTCGAGAAACTGAATAAGACCTTCGCCGGGTGGTACGAGAATCTCTTCGGCGATGCCGCGAGCGACCTGCGGCCTAAGGACATCCTCCGCCGGATCATCGGCGCGATGGAGGACAATCGCAAGGAGGGCCTCGATAACAAGGTCTACGTGCCGAACAAGTACGTGCTCGAGATCGCCTTCGATTCCGACGAGGAGCGGGAGTATCTGCTCGCTTTCCTCGACAAGGAAGAACTTGAGACGGCCCTCCGCAAGTATATGTCGCAGAACAAGTACTACCTCCGCGGCCAGCTCGATTTCACCGTCGAGGAGATCGTGCGGGAAGAAGGTGCGGACAAGCTTCGCGTCAAGTGCCGGTGGGACACCAGTCGGCCGGTCGTCGAGGCCGAACCCGTGCCGATCCGGTGGGAGGAGCAGCCGCGTCATGTCGTGCCGCTGGCAGACGATGAGGAGTTCACTGTCGCCGCGACCGATATGTACGAGCCGGGTACCGTGGCGCCGCCGGTCCTCGAGATCAACCATGTGGACGGCTCGTCCGAGCAGGTCGCCCTAGCAAGGCCGAACTTCACTATCGGTCGCTCGAAACGAGCGGGAAACGATCTGGTCATCGAGAAGGATGGCATGGTGTCGAAGCGTCACGCGCGGATAACCCTGGGCGCGGAAGGCTTCACGATCGAGGACACGGACAGCACCAACGGCGTATGGGTGAACGGCGAACAGGTCGCGGGCGGACTGCTCCGCGACGGAGATCTCATCAAGCTGGGGGCGACGGAGTTGGTCTTCCGCGAGTCGGCTCGGTCGGCTATCAAGCGTCGTGTCTCTTCTGCGGTGGCAAACACTCGACCGCGGCTGATGACACCAGCGGGAGACGAGTATCTGCTCGCGTCCGAGATGGTCATCGGCTGCGGACTGACGAGCGACATCAGGCTGAGTGACCCCTCGTTATCCGCCGCTCACGCAAAGGTCTTCTCCGGCGATGGGAAGGAATACTATATCGAGGATCTGGGCAGCCGGACTGGCACCCTGGTGAACGAAGTCGAGGTCATGGGCGGCTCGGCGGTCAGGCTGAACCCCGGCGACCAGGTCAAACTCGGCGAGGCGGTGCTGCGCTTTGAACGCGACTGA
- a CDS encoding FtsW/RodA/SpoVE family cell cycle protein, whose translation MNRNRRTTEGVLLLFAAAVLLLGFALAFIGRMPELNAAGTVNINSAPAEKLVAAPAIDRETADRIVAYRDRHGRFPNTASLGRLDVSFADSAVRVRDPGQVTRTYWIHAALLIAAFFFLHFLLRKRAPAADPFMLPSVMVICGLSAIVLFSIKDPLRDTDVFARQVRGVLLGALAFILPLTVKYRVWRPWRYTYIFALAAIALTVLMLLFGYGPAGARIGFLGFQPMEIIKIALVFFVASYLSDRWHVLLDRTGPRRRLDVPLFRDIGPLLVMYLVSLLTFVLVRDLGPMLILFGIFVSMLYVATGKPSFVAVGLLIVGATGWVAHLLKLGVFDIRVDMWLNPWANAHQNGMHLGQGLWGLATGGIWGSGLGLGSARFIPRGGSDLIFASLGEEIGLVGLTVVLALYSLIIVRGLRAALRARTDFERFLGAGLISLFSIQTVVIVFGVLGLTPLTGVTLPFASYGKSSLVASFLILGMLLSASSEAGRVADVRVETARAFKGLALGFLVLLIGVAGIGRLVWVQGIAADRTAGRRIVTPDADGIRRAHVNPRLRSIEAAIPRGTIYDRNGKPLAVTRDRKRRYPSGSGAVHLVGYLDPMCGGPVGMEKWRNADLRGFDDYSALLPVYRLRRTPFQPHLRGKDVRLTIDAELQEAVEKALRKYAHAVRDRRTGRPKTKGAAVVLDVYTGEVLAAVSIPGFDPNGLTPRRWKSYNEDGGGEHVLINRALNGLYPPGSTFKLVTAAAALENGVEPTYNCRHREQNVRWQSGGQSYSRRWITDLEEMRPHGPTDLSKAVRVSCNVYFAHLGIGLGENRLHEMAAEKFRLSSIPSPKRLGQDLPDSAYGQGEILVTPIEMARVAAAIANDGVMMRPRFVSDIRLDGEIVEQSEPVEMGRPITPETARALRRMMADVTSSGTGRGMFTGLSVSVGGKTGSAENDHADRMPHSWFVGFAPVDDPRIAFAVVVENGGWGRDAAGPVCREIVKAAL comes from the coding sequence ATGAATCGCAACCGTCGAACCACTGAAGGCGTCTTGCTGCTGTTTGCCGCCGCCGTGCTTCTGCTTGGATTCGCCCTCGCTTTCATAGGGCGGATGCCGGAACTGAACGCCGCAGGCACGGTGAACATCAACTCGGCGCCGGCCGAGAAGCTGGTGGCGGCCCCCGCTATAGACCGCGAGACTGCCGACCGCATTGTGGCCTATCGCGACCGGCACGGGCGCTTTCCGAATACGGCGTCGCTCGGGCGGCTCGATGTCTCGTTTGCCGATTCGGCCGTCCGGGTTCGGGATCCCGGTCAGGTGACGAGGACCTACTGGATTCACGCCGCGCTCTTGATCGCCGCCTTCTTCTTCCTGCACTTCCTCCTTCGAAAGCGCGCGCCCGCCGCCGATCCCTTTATGCTTCCGTCTGTCATGGTCATCTGCGGGCTCTCCGCGATCGTGCTCTTCTCGATCAAGGATCCCCTCCGCGATACCGACGTATTTGCCCGGCAGGTGAGGGGCGTTCTCCTCGGAGCGCTTGCCTTTATCCTGCCTCTCACCGTGAAGTACCGCGTCTGGCGCCCGTGGCGTTACACATACATCTTCGCACTCGCGGCGATTGCCCTGACCGTGCTGATGCTGCTCTTCGGTTACGGCCCGGCGGGTGCCAGGATCGGTTTCCTCGGCTTCCAGCCGATGGAGATCATCAAGATCGCGTTGGTATTCTTCGTGGCGAGCTATCTGTCCGACCGCTGGCATGTTCTGCTTGACAGAACCGGCCCGCGCCGCCGTCTTGACGTGCCGCTCTTTCGCGACATCGGCCCCCTGCTCGTGATGTATCTGGTCTCACTGCTTACCTTCGTGCTCGTCCGTGACCTCGGCCCGATGCTGATTCTGTTCGGCATCTTCGTCTCGATGCTGTACGTGGCAACGGGCAAGCCGTCCTTCGTGGCGGTCGGACTCCTCATTGTAGGGGCTACCGGTTGGGTCGCGCATCTCCTCAAGCTCGGCGTCTTCGATATCCGGGTGGACATGTGGCTTAACCCATGGGCGAACGCCCATCAGAACGGCATGCACCTCGGTCAGGGGCTCTGGGGTCTGGCGACGGGCGGCATCTGGGGAAGTGGCCTCGGACTCGGGAGCGCCCGCTTCATACCGCGCGGAGGCTCCGACCTGATCTTCGCCTCCCTTGGCGAGGAAATCGGGCTCGTCGGGCTGACGGTCGTGCTCGCGCTCTACTCGCTGATCATCGTCCGCGGCCTGAGGGCGGCCCTCCGCGCGCGGACGGATTTCGAACGGTTCCTGGGCGCGGGCCTGATATCCTTGTTCAGCATACAGACCGTTGTGATCGTCTTCGGAGTCCTCGGCCTGACTCCGCTCACCGGTGTAACGCTGCCCTTCGCCAGCTACGGCAAGTCGTCGCTCGTTGCATCCTTCCTGATTCTTGGGATGCTTCTCTCGGCGTCGTCGGAGGCCGGGCGGGTGGCGGATGTCAGGGTCGAGACGGCCCGCGCCTTCAAGGGCCTTGCGCTCGGATTCCTTGTCCTGCTGATCGGGGTCGCGGGCATCGGGCGGTTGGTGTGGGTGCAGGGCATCGCCGCCGATCGGACAGCCGGTAGACGCATCGTCACCCCGGATGCCGACGGCATCCGACGCGCGCACGTCAATCCGCGCCTTCGCTCTATCGAGGCGGCGATCCCCAGGGGAACGATCTACGACAGAAACGGCAAGCCGCTGGCCGTCACTCGCGACCGGAAGCGTCGCTATCCGTCCGGCAGCGGCGCGGTGCACCTTGTCGGCTATCTTGATCCGATGTGCGGCGGCCCGGTGGGCATGGAGAAATGGCGAAACGCCGACCTGAGAGGTTTCGACGATTACTCCGCGCTTCTGCCGGTCTACCGCCTGCGGCGAACGCCTTTTCAGCCGCATCTGAGGGGCAAGGACGTTCGGCTGACCATTGACGCGGAGTTGCAGGAGGCTGTCGAGAAGGCGCTCAGGAAGTACGCGCACGCGGTCCGAGACCGCCGGACCGGTCGGCCGAAGACGAAGGGCGCGGCTGTGGTTCTCGATGTCTATACGGGCGAGGTGCTGGCAGCCGTATCCATTCCCGGATTCGACCCGAACGGCCTGACACCGAGACGCTGGAAGTCGTATAATGAAGATGGAGGTGGCGAGCACGTCCTGATCAACCGCGCGCTGAACGGCCTTTATCCTCCCGGCTCGACTTTCAAGCTGGTGACTGCGGCGGCAGCCCTCGAAAATGGGGTTGAGCCGACGTATAACTGCCGTCATCGAGAGCAGAACGTCCGGTGGCAGTCAGGTGGGCAGTCGTACTCGAGGCGGTGGATCACCGATCTCGAGGAGATGCGTCCACACGGTCCTACTGACCTGTCAAAGGCGGTCAGGGTCTCCTGCAATGTATATTTCGCGCATCTGGGGATCGGGCTGGGCGAGAACCGTCTTCACGAGATGGCGGCCGAGAAGTTCAGGCTTTCGAGCATTCCCTCGCCGAAGCGGCTCGGTCAGGATCTGCCCGACAGCGCGTACGGGCAGGGAGAGATCCTTGTGACGCCGATAGAGATGGCGCGTGTGGCTGCGGCGATTGCGAACGACGGCGTCATGATGCGGCCGAGGTTCGTCAGTGACATTCGGCTTGACGGCGAGATCGTAGAGCAGTCCGAGCCGGTCGAGATGGGTCGCCCGATCACCCCGGAGACGGCCCGAGCGCTTCGCCGCATGATGGCGGACGTGACTTCCTCCGGGACGGGAAGGGGGATGTTCACCGGATTGAGTGTGTCGGTTGGGGGCAAGACCGGCAGCGCGGAGAACGATCATGCCGACAGGATGCCGCACTCTTGGTTCGTCGGCTTCGCGCCCGTTGATGATCCGCGCATCGCCTTTGCGGTCGTCGTGGAGAACGGCGGCTGGGGCAGGGATGCAGCCGGCCCGGTGTGTAGAGAGATCGTCAAGGCGGCCCTCTGA
- a CDS encoding nitroreductase family protein, translated as MELMDAIRARRSFRAYKTDPVSRETIERLLEAAVLAPSGMNQQPWAFGVVTDRTLLKSYSDSVKKLLLGKMKEWPWLERYRDLFANPDYSVFYNAPALVVVYGLTESPIARTDCTLAAENLMLAAADAGLGTCWIGFATELLDSQEVKVSLGVPAEYSAIAPIIVGIPDGPPPDREREAARVLFWK; from the coding sequence ATGGAACTGATGGATGCAATCCGCGCCCGGAGGTCGTTCCGTGCGTACAAGACCGATCCGGTCTCCCGCGAGACGATCGAGCGGTTGCTCGAGGCGGCGGTCCTGGCTCCCAGCGGCATGAACCAGCAGCCGTGGGCGTTCGGCGTCGTCACGGATCGGACGCTGCTCAAGAGCTACTCGGACAGCGTCAAGAAACTGCTTCTTGGCAAGATGAAGGAGTGGCCTTGGCTCGAAAGGTATCGGGATCTGTTTGCCAACCCGGACTACAGCGTGTTCTACAATGCGCCCGCGCTGGTAGTGGTCTACGGCTTGACGGAGAGCCCCATCGCGCGGACGGACTGCACGCTCGCGGCGGAGAATCTCATGCTCGCCGCCGCGGACGCGGGGCTTGGCACGTGCTGGATCGGGTTCGCGACTGAGCTGCTCGACTCTCAGGAGGTCAAGGTTTCGCTGGGCGTTCCAGCCGAATACTCTGCGATTGCACCGATCATAGTCGGTATTCCCGACGGTCCGCCTCCTGACCGCGAGCGCGAAGCCGCGCGTGTGTTGTTCTGGAAGTAG
- a CDS encoding universal stress protein, whose protein sequence is MPIDKALVPVDGSEVSMEAVRLAAELAPKQGWDVVLLHAIEQPPMPGYAFPKDVREEALRVLAEEAGAVLADAEKPLAEAGVKTETKLVHGSPSDAVVQQIDESCCGIVIMGSIGIGRGKLGALLLGSVAEQVVHRVRIPVLLVREKQVER, encoded by the coding sequence ATGCCGATAGACAAAGCTCTGGTCCCCGTGGATGGGTCGGAAGTCTCGATGGAGGCGGTCCGGCTGGCCGCTGAGTTGGCCCCGAAGCAGGGCTGGGATGTGGTGCTTCTGCATGCCATCGAGCAGCCGCCGATGCCTGGCTATGCCTTCCCGAAGGACGTGAGGGAGGAGGCCCTGCGGGTGCTTGCCGAGGAAGCCGGGGCCGTCCTCGCCGATGCCGAGAAGCCTCTCGCCGAAGCCGGAGTGAAGACGGAGACCAAACTCGTGCACGGCTCCCCCTCCGATGCCGTCGTGCAGCAGATTGACGAATCGTGCTGCGGGATTGTGATCATGGGCAGCATCGGGATCGGTCGGGGGAAACTAGGCGCCCTCCTGCTCGGCAGTGTCGCAGAGCAGGTTGTCCATAGAGTGCGCATCCCGGTCCTTCTGGTCAGGGAGAAGCAGGTAGAGAGGTGA